The DNA region TGCAACAGCCATCCACGCCGATAGCGCGGGGCAAAGAGCTACCGCGTGGCTGTGCGCGATGTTCCGCGGCCACATGCGCCCCCGAGTATCGCTGCTGTGGAACCACGGCTGGCAGTGCTGTTTCCCGTGCGCCCAACATGATTTCGGCTCCGCGTGGGTGGCCGAGTTCGAAGCAGGATGCCTCCCGCCGCTGCGAAGACGACCGCGAAACTGTGGATGCCCGAACCTGCCGCGCCTGCACGATGGTGCCTCTGTGCCTCGGGTGGCTTGTGGCGCATCCGTATTCTGTTTCTCGAACCCGTCGCAGCCGATTGCTGCCGGTGTCCGTCCCGGATCGGGAGCTGATCTGTCATGGGGAAACCACTGGCGCTGTGGACCGTGGGTGCTACCACCCTCGCCGTCGACCGCCGCAGCCCTCGGTGTGGGCCGGCTTCTTGGCGTCGGCTCCGCGCCACGAAGGTGGGCTCCGGCCGCTGTCGAACACGCTACCTGGCAAACCGGGCTGCGTGATGTTGTGCGACGACGAACCCTCCCTCGTCGCTCCGGATTCCGGCTGCACCATGTTCTGCCACGAGCCGGGCTTGCCTCCGGCCGATGTGCAGGGCTGTCAGCTGCTGTGCGGCCTCGACAACTCGAAGGAGCCCTGGCAATGACCGTCGTCGACATGGTTCCGGTCGCGGCGTCGGCGATAGGGGCGCTGGTGTTCGCGGCACACATCTTGCCGTGGGGCCGCCGCCCACCACCACGACCGCCGTGAGCCTGGAACGCGAACTGGCCGAGGCACCGGAGATTCTTCGCCCGGCAATCGTGTCGTTCGCCTCCACGGCACACGCACAACTGATGTTTTCCCTGCTCAAGCTCGGCTCGGCCGAGACCGGGTTCCCGCGCGTCGAGTGGTGGGACTACTCCCGCCACGGCCTGACCGTCGACGTGCTGATGCGCGGTGGGCAAACCCTGGCCGACTGGACCAACGACGACACCCGCTCCCGCATCGCTGACCACGTCGGAGTGCAGCAGGTCACCGCGTCCCTCTGCCTGCTCCGGGCTGGGTGCGGCTGGAACTCCGCGTTCACGACTACCCTGGCCGGAATCGGTCACCAACCGCACCACCACGGTGGCTTGCCGGTTCGACCTGGAAAGCGGGTGCCGGTAGGGTTTGCGGGAAGACGGGACGCCGTGGGCTGCTGCGAATCCTTGTACACGCACAGTTCTTCTTGACCGAGCCACCGGCTCGGGTAAGGGCTCGGTGTTTTGTGGACGATCCCTGGCCGCCTCCGGTCCGGCGATCAAAGCCGGGTTCGTGGATTGTGGATGGCCCGACCCGAAAGGCGGTGTGGAGTTCGGGCGCGGTGAAAACCCGGCTGTGTCGTCCGCTTCGCTTGTCGACCGCCTTCCACCATCCTCGCCATGCTGCGCGAGGCCGTGACCGAGATGGACGAGCGCTGGCCCGCATGCGCGCCGCAGGGTCCGCAAGCTGGTCCCCTCGCGATGAACCACTGATCGTGATCGTCATCGATGAGGCCGCGTCGCTGTCCTCGTATGCCGACCGTGACGAGCAAAACGAGTTCCGGCGTCTGACGGGCATGATGCAGTCCAAGGGCCGTGCCGCTGGTGTCTCGGTGATCGCGGCCTTGCAGGACCCGTCCAAGGAGACGATGCCCAACCGGCAACTGTTCCCGGTCCGCATCGGCCTGCGCCTGGACGAACCGACACAGACCGCGATGGTGCCACGGGCAAGGAGCGCGGGACCGGGGCGCGTTGTGCGACAAGATCCCCGAAACCACGCCCGGTGTCGGCTATGTCGGCGGGAAGACGCACCACGGAGTTCGTGCGTGTGCGTGCGTTCTGGATCTCCGACGAGCAAGCCGACGCGATCGTGACATGTATTCCCCGGGCAACCGATTTCGCCCCGGCCGCCGATTTACAGCGATTTCGACCCCGACGACCTGGGCGACGAGCATCCCGGTGACGGCTACACGGGTCCGGTGGCGGCATGAACGCGGCATGGTCACCGAAAACCACGTGGTCATTCTACTGCGACAGCTGCGGCGACCTCTATAACCGACGCAGGTGGGCACGCGGGTCTGCTTCACCTCCACCCCTCACGCCGCCTACTACCTCGCCGCCGGTCGTAACGGCTGGCTCTACGACGGGGACCGCATCACCTGCGACGGCTGCGCCATCACCGCCGAATGCGACCTGCGCGGCCACCGCTTCCCCTCCACGAACACCCTTCGCCGCTGCGACCGCTGTGGCGCCCCCGATGAACAGGAGAACCCGAAATGAGCAAGCGCACCAGTGAATACGCCGACGTCATCGACCTGCACAGCCGTCGCCGCTGCAGCTCGAAGCCCGCGGACTCGACCCCATCGGCATCGCGGTGAACATCCTCGCCGAAACCGGAGAGGTATTCGGCCACGGCTACGACCCCGACGGAGGGGACTGGGCCGCATGAACACCAAACATGAAGCACCACAAGTGAATCCGATCGTGCAAGCGGCAGCCGATCAGGGTGCGAAAGACCAAACGCCGCAAGGTCAAAGACCTCCCGCGCAGGCAGCGCCCCAGTGAGCTGGGGCTGTTCGACGAATCCGAGGTGAAGCAGTGAGCACCACGACCAAAACCACCACCACGGTCCGGACCCCGCCGCGACCCGGTAGAGGACCTCGCGACCCTGTTTCTCGCCCTGATCGGCTGGGCGGTGATCGCGGTGTTCCTAGCGGCCTGGTGGGCGCTGCTGTTCCCGATGGTGTCGCTGCCGATCGCTGCGGTGGCCGGCCTTTTCTGGTTCTACGGCTGGCTCCCGGCCCTCGGCATGACAATGGCCTCGGTCGCTGCGCTGGCCCTGTGGCGGGTGAAGGCTCCGGAATCGTTTTCCCGCTGGATCACTCGCCGTGCCCGGTCGCGGTTTCTGTCCTGGTTCCGGTATCGGCGGCAGTGGTCAGCACGGCTGGACGATTGCAGCCTGTCGGCCCGTGACGACCTCGGCGCAGCGGTGAAGATTCCGCGGCTGCTGGGCATCGACATCGGGACGGCCATCGACACCGTGCGAGTCGCGATGCTGCCCGGTCAGTGCCCCGACGACTGGGCCAACCGCGCAAGCCATCTGGCGCATGCGTTCGGGGCGCAGGAATGCCGCGTCAGCATCACCGGCCCGGCTCGCGTGGAACTGGCTTTCCGGCGCGCTGATTCGCTCGCTAAGCCGATTTCTGCCCCATTCGCACACATCCCCGGCGGACTGGGCGGGCTGCCCCGTCAGGAAGGCGGAAACGCCGCGTGAAACCCACCAACCTCGAGGGAGGCCAGACCATGACAGACCAACAGCCTGACACCGATCCGGCCTCCCTCGGCCCTGTCCGGGACACCGCCGCCGATCGCCGCTCAATTCCGAACCTGCACGAGATCGCCCAGGCCGCCGCCGACAAATACGGCGAGTGCCGGCGCCCGATTCCGATGTACACCTATGACCGCGATACCGGGGATACGAAATACGTTGGTGCCCCCTGCAAATCGACGCTGGAAAGTGTGTGCCCCTCGTGCGCGGCCAAGGCTCGCTCCCTTCGGATGCAGCAGGCCCACGAAGGCTGGCACATCGAAACCGAACCCGTCGACATCAAACGCGACCCCACCCAACACCAGTTGGAGCTGGTCGAGACTCGCGCAAGCCTGATGACCAACTACCAGGAAGCCAAGGCGTCCGGCGATCAGGACATGATGGACGGCATCCGTGAAGTGGTCTCGGACGTGGATGCGGATCTGCGCGAAACCGGTGTGCGCGGGCGTCTTCCGGCGCTGGATCCCGAGCCGAAATCGGAGCGCAAACGGTCCACCCGACGCCGCCAGGACGTC from Nocardia spumae includes:
- a CDS encoding replication initiator produces the protein MKPTNLEGGQTMTDQQPDTDPASLGPVRDTAADRRSIPNLHEIAQAAADKYGECRRPIPMYTYDRDTGDTKYVGAPCKSTLESVCPSCAAKARSLRMQQAHEGWHIETEPVDIKRDPTQHQLELVETRASLMTNYQEAKASGDQDMMDGIREVVSDVDADLRETGVRGRLPALDPEPKSERKRSTRRRQDVPDLPRKKIDKATIGRQYAGKYRPSMFITLTLDSYGKINRDGATNADGKPCSDGSAADPDSYDYLDAPPGHRVLAPAAVRPGSYTTTAARSGRATFILRHVDSTEGARAPHFSHGCARNRPRALILQIGASATYLQVWWPHLHPDNEQYTDGTMPVWDYTAGDSSDPDIREPLPT